A genomic region of Ewingella sp. CoE-038-23 contains the following coding sequences:
- the murF gene encoding UDP-N-acetylmuramoyl-tripeptide--D-alanyl-D-alanine ligase, with protein sequence MIRVSLQALANEINAELIGADAQIDAVVTDTRKIESGCLFVALKGEKFDAHDFAADAIAAGAGALLVSKRLLVDVPQLVVADTRIALGRLGAWVRQQVPARVVGLTGSSGKTSVKEMTAAILRQCGNVLYTAGNFNNDIGVPLTLLRLTAEHDFAVIEMGANHGGEIAYTTDLVRPETALVNNLAAAHLEGFGSLAGVAQAKGEIFEGLPANGVAILNADSSDWPHWQRHLHNKTVWRFSPEAGEDIDFYASDVEISPLKTAFTLHAPQGVVDVSLPLPGRHNIANALAAAALALSVGATLDNVRQGLSTLQAVPGRLFPIALSEGKTLLDDSYNANVGSMTAAAQTLAEMPGYRVMAVGDMGELGAESENCHREVGEAIREAGIDKVFSVGNASKTISDASGCGEHLQDKSALTARLTSLLSEHAVITVLIKGSRSAAMEQVVRALQENATC encoded by the coding sequence ATGATCCGCGTTTCCCTTCAGGCTCTGGCTAACGAAATCAATGCCGAGTTGATCGGCGCGGACGCGCAGATTGACGCCGTGGTGACCGATACCCGCAAAATTGAGTCGGGCTGCCTGTTCGTCGCGCTCAAAGGCGAAAAATTTGATGCTCACGACTTTGCTGCTGATGCCATTGCCGCAGGAGCGGGGGCATTGTTGGTAAGTAAGCGCTTACTGGTGGACGTTCCACAACTGGTGGTTGCCGACACTCGCATCGCGCTCGGCCGCCTTGGCGCCTGGGTTCGCCAGCAGGTTCCAGCCCGCGTGGTTGGCCTGACCGGCTCCTCTGGCAAGACCTCGGTTAAAGAGATGACTGCGGCGATTTTGCGCCAGTGCGGCAACGTGCTCTATACCGCAGGCAACTTCAACAACGACATCGGCGTGCCATTAACCCTGTTGCGCCTGACTGCGGAACACGATTTCGCCGTGATCGAGATGGGCGCTAACCACGGCGGCGAAATTGCTTACACCACCGATTTAGTGCGTCCTGAGACTGCACTGGTCAATAACCTCGCCGCTGCCCACCTCGAAGGTTTTGGTTCACTGGCGGGCGTTGCTCAGGCCAAGGGTGAAATCTTTGAAGGTTTACCGGCCAATGGCGTCGCCATTCTCAATGCTGACAGCAGCGACTGGCCGCACTGGCAGCGCCATCTGCATAACAAAACCGTCTGGCGCTTCTCGCCGGAAGCTGGCGAAGACATTGATTTTTATGCCTCAGACGTAGAGATAAGCCCGCTGAAAACGGCGTTTACTCTGCATGCACCGCAAGGCGTGGTGGACGTTTCTCTGCCGCTGCCGGGGCGTCATAACATTGCAAATGCGCTGGCCGCCGCGGCCTTGGCGCTCTCCGTTGGCGCGACGTTAGACAATGTTCGCCAAGGCTTATCCACTTTACAAGCCGTGCCGGGGCGTCTGTTCCCCATCGCTCTGAGTGAAGGCAAAACGCTGCTTGATGACAGCTACAACGCCAATGTGGGTTCCATGACGGCTGCCGCGCAGACGCTGGCTGAAATGCCGGGTTATCGCGTGATGGCGGTGGGCGACATGGGCGAGCTAGGCGCAGAAAGCGAGAATTGCCATCGCGAAGTGGGTGAAGCCATCCGCGAAGCAGGCATCGATAAAGTTTTCAGCGTGGGTAACGCCAGTAAAACCATCAGTGACGCCAGTGGCTGTGGCGAACATCTGCAAGATAAGTCAGCCCTGACGGCCCGTTTAACAAGCTTGCTGTCAGAACATGCGGTCATCACCGTTTTAATTAAGGGTTCACGTAGTGCCGCCATGGAGCAGGTAGTACGGGCGTTACAGGAGAATGCAACATGCTAG
- the mraY gene encoding phospho-N-acetylmuramoyl-pentapeptide-transferase, with translation MLVWLAEHLVKYYSGFNVFSYLTFRAIVSLLTALFLSLWMGPRVIARLQKMSFGQVVRNDGPESHFSKRGTPTMGGLMILTSITISVLMWAYPSNPYVWCVLFVLVGYGIVGFVDDYRKVVRKDTKGLIARWKYFWQSVIALAVAFTMYAIGKDTPATELVVPFFKDIMPQLGLLYILLSYFVIVGTSNAVNLTDGLDGLAIMPTVFVAAGFALVAWATGNMNFANYLHIPYLRHAGELVIVCTAIVGAGLGFLWFNTYPAQVFMGDVGSLALGGALGTIAVLLRQEFLLVIMGGVFVVETLSVILQVGSFKLRGQRIFRMAPIHHHYELKGWPEPRVIVRFWIISLMLVLIGLATLKVR, from the coding sequence ATGCTAGTTTGGCTGGCCGAACATTTGGTCAAATATTATTCCGGCTTCAACGTCTTTTCATACCTGACGTTTCGCGCCATCGTCAGCCTGCTGACCGCATTATTCCTCTCTTTGTGGATGGGGCCTCGCGTGATTGCCCGTCTGCAAAAAATGTCTTTCGGCCAGGTCGTGCGTAACGACGGCCCTGAGTCGCACTTTAGTAAGCGCGGCACGCCAACCATGGGCGGATTGATGATCCTGACCTCCATCACCATTTCGGTGCTGATGTGGGCCTATCCGTCTAACCCTTACGTCTGGTGCGTGCTGTTCGTGCTGGTCGGCTACGGCATCGTCGGCTTTGTCGATGACTATCGCAAAGTGGTGCGCAAAGACACCAAGGGCTTGATTGCTCGCTGGAAATACTTCTGGCAGTCAGTGATCGCACTGGCCGTGGCTTTCACCATGTACGCGATTGGCAAAGACACACCGGCCACCGAGCTGGTTGTACCGTTCTTTAAAGACATCATGCCGCAGCTCGGCCTGCTTTACATCTTGCTGAGCTACTTCGTGATTGTCGGCACTAGTAACGCCGTCAACCTGACCGACGGCCTTGATGGTTTAGCCATCATGCCAACCGTGTTTGTTGCCGCAGGCTTTGCGCTGGTGGCATGGGCGACCGGCAACATGAACTTCGCAAACTATCTGCACATTCCATATCTGCGTCACGCGGGTGAGCTGGTGATCGTCTGTACCGCCATTGTCGGCGCGGGTTTGGGCTTCTTATGGTTCAACACCTATCCGGCGCAGGTCTTCATGGGCGACGTGGGTTCACTGGCACTGGGTGGCGCGCTCGGCACCATCGCTGTGCTGCTGCGCCAAGAGTTCTTATTGGTGATCATGGGCGGGGTGTTTGTGGTTGAAACTCTGTCGGTCATCTTGCAGGTAGGTTCCTTTAAGTTACGTGGGCAGCGCATCTTCCGCATGGCGCCAATTCACCACCATTACGAACTTAAAGGCTGGCCAGAACCACGCGTCATCGTGCGCTTCTGGATTATTTCGCTGATGCTGGTGCTGATTGGCCTGGCGACGCTGAAGGTACGGTAA
- the murD gene encoding UDP-N-acetylmuramoyl-L-alanine--D-glutamate ligase: MADYQGKKVVIIGLGLTGLSCVDFFMARGVTPRVIDTRVSPPGLDKLADSVERHLGSLNEDWLLDADLIVASPGMALATPALSAAIDAGVEVVGDIELFCREVQAPIVAITGSNGKSTVTTLVGEMAKAAGWKVGVGGNIGLPALSMLGQDYQLFVLELSSFQLETTHSLQAAAATILNVTEDHMDRYPFGLQQYRGAKLKVYENAKLCVVNADDALTMPIRGADSRCVSFGVDVGDYHLTRQQNDIWLRVRGERVLNTKEMPLTGRHNYTNALAALALADAVGVPQSSSLQALTHFTGLAHRFQMAWQHNGVRWINDSKATNVGSTEAALNGLEVEGTLHLLLGGDGKSADFSPLARYLQGDNIRVYCFGRDGAELAELRPEVSSTFDTMEQAMRHISGQLSAGDMVLLSPACASLDQFRNFEQRGDLFAALAKELG; the protein is encoded by the coding sequence ATGGCTGACTATCAGGGTAAAAAAGTGGTCATTATCGGGCTGGGCCTTACCGGGCTCTCCTGTGTTGATTTCTTTATGGCGCGCGGCGTAACGCCTCGCGTTATTGATACCCGCGTCAGCCCGCCGGGCTTGGATAAGCTGGCGGACAGCGTAGAGCGTCACCTTGGTTCACTCAATGAAGATTGGCTGTTGGATGCCGATTTGATCGTGGCAAGCCCGGGCATGGCATTGGCAACCCCGGCGCTTAGCGCGGCGATTGACGCCGGTGTCGAAGTCGTTGGCGATATCGAGCTGTTCTGCCGCGAAGTGCAGGCGCCGATTGTGGCTATCACGGGTTCCAACGGTAAAAGCACGGTGACCACGCTGGTCGGCGAAATGGCCAAGGCGGCGGGCTGGAAAGTCGGCGTCGGCGGCAATATCGGTTTACCGGCGCTGAGCATGCTGGGGCAGGACTACCAGCTGTTCGTGCTGGAACTTTCCAGCTTCCAGCTTGAAACCACCCATAGCTTGCAGGCTGCTGCTGCCACCATCCTCAACGTGACTGAAGACCATATGGATCGCTATCCGTTTGGTTTGCAGCAGTATCGCGGCGCGAAGCTGAAAGTGTATGAGAACGCCAAGCTGTGCGTGGTGAATGCCGATGACGCGCTGACCATGCCTATTCGCGGCGCAGACAGCCGCTGTGTGAGCTTCGGCGTTGATGTCGGTGATTACCACCTCACGCGCCAGCAGAATGACATCTGGCTGCGCGTGCGCGGCGAGCGGGTGTTGAACACCAAAGAGATGCCGCTGACTGGGCGTCATAACTATACCAATGCGCTGGCCGCGCTGGCTTTGGCGGATGCCGTCGGCGTGCCGCAATCCTCAAGTTTGCAAGCACTAACCCACTTCACCGGTCTTGCCCATCGCTTCCAGATGGCATGGCAGCATAACGGCGTGCGCTGGATTAACGATTCCAAAGCGACCAACGTTGGCAGCACTGAAGCGGCCTTAAATGGCCTTGAAGTAGAAGGCACTCTGCACCTGCTGTTGGGCGGTGACGGTAAGTCAGCCGATTTCTCGCCGCTGGCGCGTTATCTGCAAGGCGACAACATCCGCGTCTACTGCTTTGGCCGTGACGGCGCAGAGCTGGCTGAACTGCGCCCCGAAGTGTCCAGCACCTTCGACACTATGGAGCAGGCGATGCGTCACATTAGCGGACAGCTTTCTGCTGGCGATATGGTATTGCTGTCGCCAGCTTGCGCCAGCCTCGACCAGTTCCGCAACTTTGAACAGCGCGGCGACCTGTTTGCTGCTCTCGCGAAGGAGCTTGGCTGA
- the ftsW gene encoding cell division protein FtsW has product MRIPGLSLAGKFNDWVMGSKENESTTLVLYDRTLLWLTFGLAIIGFVMVTSASMPIGQRLADDPFLFAKRDAIYLGLAFGLSLVTLRVPMIVWQKYSNVLLLISIVMLLVVLVVGSSVNGASRWISFGPLRIQPAEFSKLSLFCYLASYLVRKVDEVRSNFWGFCKPMGVMVILAVLLLAQPDLGTVVVLFITTLAMLFLAGAKMWQFLAIIGSGAFAVVLLIVAEPYRMRRVTSFWNPWADPFGSGYQLTQSLMAFGRGEFWGQGLGNSVQKLEYLPEAHTDFIFSILGEELGYFGVVLALLMVFFVAFRAMSIGRRALEIDQRFSGFLSCSIGVWFSFQALVNVGAAAGMLPTKGLTLPLISYGGSSLLIMSTAIVLLLRVDFETRLAKAQAFVRSAR; this is encoded by the coding sequence ATGCGTATTCCAGGGTTGAGCCTCGCGGGCAAATTTAATGACTGGGTGATGGGGTCGAAAGAGAACGAGTCCACCACGCTGGTGCTGTATGACCGAACTCTGCTGTGGCTGACCTTTGGTCTGGCGATTATCGGCTTTGTAATGGTGACTTCGGCCTCCATGCCGATTGGCCAGCGTCTGGCCGATGACCCTTTCCTGTTTGCCAAGCGTGATGCGATTTACCTCGGCCTGGCCTTCGGCCTGTCTTTGGTGACGCTGCGCGTGCCGATGATTGTCTGGCAGAAGTACAGCAACGTTTTACTGCTGATCTCCATCGTCATGCTGCTGGTGGTGCTGGTGGTAGGTAGCTCGGTCAACGGGGCATCGCGCTGGATCTCATTCGGTCCGCTGCGTATCCAGCCTGCGGAGTTCTCCAAGCTGTCGCTGTTCTGCTATCTCGCCAGCTATCTGGTGCGCAAGGTTGATGAGGTGCGAAGCAACTTCTGGGGCTTCTGTAAGCCAATGGGCGTGATGGTGATTCTTGCCGTCCTGCTGCTGGCCCAGCCCGACTTGGGTACCGTGGTGGTACTGTTCATTACCACCCTTGCCATGCTGTTTCTGGCCGGGGCGAAGATGTGGCAGTTTCTGGCGATTATCGGCTCCGGCGCCTTCGCGGTGGTGCTGCTTATCGTGGCAGAACCTTACCGTATGCGACGCGTGACTTCCTTCTGGAATCCATGGGCCGATCCGTTCGGCAGTGGCTACCAATTAACCCAGTCACTGATGGCGTTTGGTCGCGGTGAATTCTGGGGGCAGGGTTTAGGTAACTCCGTACAAAAGCTAGAGTATTTGCCGGAAGCACATACCGACTTCATCTTCTCCATTTTAGGGGAAGAGTTAGGGTATTTCGGTGTGGTTTTAGCGTTGTTAATGGTATTCTTCGTCGCTTTTCGTGCGATGTCGATTGGCCGTCGCGCTTTAGAGATCGATCAGCGTTTTTCAGGCTTTTTATCTTGCTCCATCGGCGTGTGGTTTAGCTTCCAGGCGCTGGTAAACGTCGGGGCCGCGGCGGGTATGCTGCCGACCAAAGGCTTGACCCTGCCATTGATCAGTTATGGTGGTTCGAGCTTGCTGATTATGTCCACGGCAATCGTATTGTTGCTGCGTGTAGATTTTGAAACGCGTCTGGCTAAAGCCCAGGCGTTTGTAAGGAGTGCCCGATGA
- the murG gene encoding undecaprenyldiphospho-muramoylpentapeptide beta-N-acetylglucosaminyltransferase, with protein sequence MSGKTKRLMVMAGGTGGHVFPGLAVAHHLMAQGWEVRWLGTADRMEADLVPKNGIEIDFIQISGLRGKGLKAQLTAPLRIYHAWRQAKVIMRRFQPDVVLGMGGYVSGPGGLAAWSCGIPVVLHEQNGIAGLTNRWLSRIAKKVLQAFPGAFPNADVVGNPVRTDVLALPLPDVRLADRQGPIRVLVVGGSQGARVLNQTMPELAALLGDKITLWHQVGKGALGTVEQAYEKVGQTQHKITEFIDDMAEAYAWADVVVCRSGALTVSEIAAAGLPAIFVPFQHKDRQQYWNALPLEKAGAAKIIEQANFSAAAVADAMSGWDRTHLLEMARAARAVAIPDATERVAAEVVAASEK encoded by the coding sequence ATGAGTGGCAAGACCAAGCGTTTAATGGTGATGGCAGGCGGTACCGGCGGACACGTTTTCCCGGGACTGGCGGTTGCACATCATTTGATGGCGCAGGGCTGGGAAGTGCGCTGGTTAGGCACTGCCGACCGCATGGAAGCCGATTTAGTGCCTAAAAACGGCATCGAGATTGATTTCATTCAGATCTCCGGATTACGTGGGAAAGGTCTGAAAGCGCAACTCACCGCGCCACTTCGCATATATCATGCGTGGCGTCAGGCGAAAGTCATCATGCGTCGTTTTCAGCCAGACGTGGTTCTGGGCATGGGCGGATACGTCTCTGGCCCCGGCGGTTTGGCGGCGTGGTCTTGCGGCATCCCCGTGGTGCTGCACGAGCAAAATGGTATCGCCGGGCTGACGAATCGCTGGTTGTCGCGCATTGCGAAGAAAGTATTACAGGCATTCCCGGGTGCATTCCCGAATGCCGACGTGGTGGGTAACCCGGTGCGCACTGACGTGCTGGCGCTGCCACTGCCGGATGTGCGTCTGGCGGATCGTCAAGGCCCGATTCGCGTGTTGGTGGTGGGTGGCAGTCAGGGCGCGCGCGTGCTGAACCAAACCATGCCGGAACTGGCCGCGCTGCTGGGGGATAAAATCACCCTGTGGCATCAGGTGGGCAAAGGCGCGCTGGGGACTGTCGAGCAGGCGTATGAAAAAGTCGGCCAGACCCAGCATAAAATCACCGAGTTTATCGATGATATGGCCGAGGCCTACGCGTGGGCGGACGTGGTGGTGTGTCGCTCCGGCGCATTGACCGTCAGCGAAATCGCTGCGGCAGGCTTGCCCGCGATTTTCGTGCCGTTCCAGCACAAAGACCGTCAGCAATATTGGAACGCGCTGCCACTGGAGAAAGCCGGTGCAGCCAAAATTATCGAACAGGCGAATTTCAGCGCCGCTGCGGTGGCTGATGCGATGTCTGGCTGGGACAGAACCCACTTGCTGGAAATGGCGCGGGCCGCGCGTGCGGTAGCCATTCCCGACGCCACCGAGCGCGTTGCCGCAGAAGTGGTTGCCGCCAGCGAAAAATGA
- the murC gene encoding UDP-N-acetylmuramate--L-alanine ligase, protein MNTQQLAKLRTFVPEMHRVRHIHFVGIGGAGMGGIAEVLANEGYQISGSDLAPNAVTQQLTELGAQIYFNHRPENVLDASVVVVSTAISADNPEIVAAREARIPVIRRAEMLAELMRFRHGIAVAGTHGKTTTTAMVTSIYAEAGLDPTFVNGGLVKAAGTHARLGSSRFLIAEADESDASFLHLQPMVAIVTNIEADHMDTYQGDFENLKQTFINFLHNLPFYGRAVMCIDDPVIRELLPRVGRHITTYGFSEDADVFIESYHQEGAQGHFTIRRQDKPLISVTLNAPGRHNALNAAAAVAVATEEGIEDEAILRALAGFQGTGRRFDFLGEYSLENVNAKSGSAMLVDDYGHHPTEVDATIKAARAGWPNKRLVMIFQPHRYTRTRDLYDDFANVLSQVDVLIMLDVYPAGEAPIPGADSRSLCRTIRARGKLDPILVSDIDAVPENLSQILEGGDLVMVQGAGNIGKVARKLADQKLQPVKKGDEHHG, encoded by the coding sequence GTGAATACACAACAATTGGCGAAACTACGTACCTTCGTGCCCGAGATGCATCGCGTTCGGCACATTCACTTTGTTGGCATCGGTGGTGCTGGCATGGGTGGTATCGCCGAAGTGTTGGCAAATGAAGGCTATCAGATTAGCGGTTCCGACTTGGCACCCAATGCCGTGACTCAACAGCTGACCGAGCTGGGCGCGCAGATTTACTTTAATCACCGTCCAGAAAACGTGTTGGACGCCAGCGTCGTCGTGGTATCGACGGCTATTTCCGCCGACAACCCGGAGATTGTTGCCGCGCGCGAAGCCCGTATTCCGGTGATTCGCCGTGCTGAAATGCTGGCCGAACTGATGCGTTTTCGCCACGGCATCGCCGTCGCCGGAACCCACGGTAAAACCACGACCACCGCGATGGTCACCAGTATTTATGCCGAAGCCGGGCTGGACCCGACTTTCGTAAACGGCGGTTTGGTGAAAGCCGCAGGGACTCACGCAAGACTGGGTTCCAGCCGTTTTCTGATTGCAGAAGCCGATGAAAGCGACGCGTCTTTCCTGCATTTGCAGCCGATGGTGGCGATTGTGACCAACATCGAAGCAGACCACATGGACACCTATCAGGGTGATTTTGAGAACCTGAAACAGACGTTCATCAACTTCCTGCACAACCTGCCGTTCTACGGGCGCGCGGTAATGTGCATTGATGACCCGGTGATCCGCGAGCTGCTGCCACGCGTTGGCCGCCATATTACGACTTACGGTTTTAGCGAAGACGCCGACGTCTTTATCGAAAGCTATCACCAGGAAGGCGCCCAAGGGCACTTCACCATTCGTCGCCAGGATAAGCCATTGATTAGCGTCACGCTCAATGCGCCGGGCCGCCACAATGCGCTGAACGCCGCAGCGGCCGTTGCCGTGGCGACAGAAGAGGGTATTGAAGACGAAGCCATTCTGCGCGCGTTAGCCGGTTTCCAAGGCACGGGTCGCCGCTTCGACTTCCTCGGCGAATATTCGCTGGAGAACGTGAATGCGAAAAGCGGCAGCGCGATGCTGGTGGACGACTACGGTCACCACCCAACGGAAGTGGATGCCACCATTAAAGCAGCGCGTGCGGGTTGGCCAAACAAGCGTCTGGTGATGATTTTCCAGCCGCACCGTTATACCCGTACTCGCGACCTGTATGACGATTTCGCTAACGTGCTGTCGCAGGTCGACGTGCTGATCATGCTCGACGTTTACCCGGCTGGCGAAGCGCCAATTCCGGGAGCAGACAGCCGCTCGCTGTGTCGCACCATCCGCGCTCGCGGCAAGCTGGACCCGATTTTGGTGTCTGATATTGATGCCGTACCAGAAAATCTGTCGCAAATCCTTGAAGGCGGCGATCTGGTTATGGTGCAGGGCGCCGGTAACATCGGCAAAGTGGCCCGCAAATTGGCTGATCAAAAATTACAGCCGGTGAAAAAAGGGGATGAACATCATGGCTAA
- a CDS encoding D-alanine--D-alanine ligase, which translates to MANKVAVLFGGTSAERDVSLNSGAAVLAGLKEAGIDAHGVDTKTFSVTRLKDEGFDRVFIALHGRGGEDGTLQGLLEQVGLPYTGSGVMASALTMDKFRTKLVWQALGLPVAPFVALNKKQLGEVGQGALADKIASLGLPLIVKPSREGSSVGMSKVTSAEQLLPALEEGFRHDDDVLVEKWLSGPEYTVAILGDQVMPSIRIQPAGVFYDYQAKYLSDETQYFCPSGLSSEQEEQLSELALQAYRALDCSGWGRVDVMQDADGSFNLLEVNTSPGMTSHSLVPMAAKQFGLSFSQLVVRILELAD; encoded by the coding sequence ATGGCTAATAAAGTTGCGGTTTTATTTGGTGGTACTTCCGCAGAGCGCGATGTGTCCCTTAACTCTGGCGCAGCCGTACTGGCTGGGCTGAAAGAAGCCGGCATTGATGCCCACGGCGTCGATACCAAAACGTTTTCGGTTACTCGCCTGAAAGACGAAGGTTTTGACCGCGTCTTTATCGCGCTGCACGGCCGTGGCGGTGAAGATGGCACGCTGCAAGGCCTGTTGGAGCAAGTTGGCCTGCCTTATACGGGCAGCGGCGTGATGGCTTCGGCCTTAACCATGGACAAGTTCCGCACCAAGCTGGTGTGGCAAGCCTTGGGCTTACCGGTGGCTCCTTTCGTCGCGCTGAATAAAAAACAGCTGGGCGAAGTAGGGCAGGGCGCTTTGGCCGACAAAATCGCGAGTTTAGGTCTGCCGCTGATTGTTAAGCCAAGCCGCGAAGGTTCAAGCGTTGGCATGAGCAAAGTCACTTCCGCCGAGCAGTTACTGCCTGCGTTAGAAGAGGGCTTCCGCCATGACGACGACGTGCTGGTGGAGAAGTGGCTGAGTGGCCCTGAGTACACGGTGGCGATTCTGGGTGACCAAGTAATGCCTTCGATTCGCATCCAGCCAGCCGGCGTCTTTTATGACTATCAGGCCAAGTATCTGTCTGACGAAACACAATATTTTTGCCCGAGCGGCTTGAGCAGCGAGCAAGAAGAGCAGCTTTCAGAACTGGCGTTACAGGCTTACCGCGCGCTCGATTGCAGCGGCTGGGGCCGAGTTGACGTGATGCAAGACGCCGACGGCAGCTTCAACCTGTTGGAAGTAAACACTTCCCCGGGTATGACCAGCCACAGTCTGGTGCCGATGGCGGCGAAACAGTTCGGCTTGAGCTTCTCGCAGCTGGTGGTCCGTATTCTGGAGCTGGCCGACTGA
- the ftsQ gene encoding cell division protein FtsQ: MSQAALNARERATAENKGGRRSNGGQLAGIIFLLMVLGTVLWSAWAVIGWMQDANRLPLSQLVVTGERHYTTNDDIRQAILALGAPGTFMTQDVNVIQQQIERLPWIKQVSVRKQWPNELKIHLVEYVPVAHWNDLHMVDADGKPFSIPAERVVKQKMPLLYGPEGSEQDVLQGYQSMSQTLSAAKFTVKSVAMSARHSWQVTLDSDIRLELGRDDRMGRLQRFIDLYPKLQQQAETDKKRISYVDLRYDTGASVGWAPEFIDQQNSNQQQNQAQAKQQ; encoded by the coding sequence ATGTCTCAAGCGGCACTGAATGCACGAGAGCGCGCGACAGCTGAAAACAAAGGCGGTCGTCGCAGTAATGGCGGGCAATTAGCAGGAATCATCTTCCTGCTGATGGTGCTAGGTACAGTTTTATGGAGCGCATGGGCAGTTATTGGCTGGATGCAGGACGCAAATCGTTTGCCTCTGTCCCAGTTAGTGGTCACTGGCGAACGCCACTACACCACTAACGATGATATTCGTCAGGCAATTCTGGCCTTAGGTGCGCCAGGAACGTTCATGACGCAGGATGTGAACGTCATTCAGCAGCAGATAGAGCGTTTACCCTGGATAAAACAGGTCAGCGTACGCAAGCAATGGCCGAATGAGTTGAAGATTCATCTGGTGGAGTATGTGCCGGTCGCACATTGGAATGATTTGCATATGGTCGATGCCGACGGCAAACCATTCAGCATACCCGCCGAGCGAGTAGTCAAACAGAAGATGCCGTTGCTTTATGGTCCGGAAGGCAGCGAACAGGATGTTTTGCAAGGTTATCAATCGATGAGCCAGACGCTTTCAGCGGCCAAGTTCACCGTGAAATCAGTGGCAATGAGTGCTCGTCACTCGTGGCAAGTGACTCTGGATAGCGACATCCGGCTGGAGCTGGGAAGAGATGATCGCATGGGGCGCCTACAGCGTTTCATCGACCTTTATCCAAAGCTTCAGCAACAGGCCGAAACCGATAAGAAACGCATCAGTTATGTCGATTTACGTTACGACACCGGTGCATCGGTCGGCTGGGCTCCAGAGTTTATCGATCAGCAAAACAGTAATCAGCAACAGAATCAGGCACAGGCTAAACAACAATGA
- the ftsA gene encoding cell division protein FtsA, translating to MIKSTDRKLVVGLEIGTAKVAALVGEVLPDGMVNIIGVGSCPSRGMDKGGVNDLESVVKCVQRAIDQAELMADCQISSVYLALSGKHISCQNEIGMVPISEEEVTQEDVENVVHTAKSVRVRDEHRVLHVIPQEYAIDYQEGIKNPVGLSGVRMQAKVHLITCHNDMAKNIVKAVERCGLKVDQLIFAGLAASYAVLTEDERELGVCVVDIGGGTMDIAVYTGGALRHTKVIPYAGNVVTSDIAYAFGTPPTDAEAIKVRHGCALGSIVGKDENVEVPSVGGRPPRSLQRQTLAEVIEPRYTELLNLVNDEILQLQEQLRQQGVKHHLAAGIVLTGGAAQIDGLAACAQRVFHTQVRIGQPLNITGLTDYAQEPYYSTAVGLLHYGKESHLSGEAEVEKRASVGSWFKRISSWLRKEF from the coding sequence ATGATCAAGTCGACGGACAGAAAACTGGTAGTTGGGCTGGAGATCGGTACGGCGAAAGTCGCCGCATTGGTAGGGGAAGTTCTGCCCGATGGCATGGTCAATATTATCGGTGTGGGAAGCTGCCCGTCACGCGGCATGGATAAGGGCGGCGTGAACGACCTCGAATCAGTGGTGAAATGCGTACAGCGCGCCATTGATCAGGCCGAATTAATGGCGGATTGCCAAATTTCTTCGGTTTACCTTGCTTTGTCTGGTAAACATATCAGTTGTCAGAATGAAATAGGGATGGTTCCTATTTCAGAAGAAGAAGTAACGCAGGAAGATGTAGAGAACGTGGTACATACCGCTAAGTCGGTCCGCGTTCGCGATGAGCATCGCGTGTTGCACGTGATCCCGCAAGAATATGCCATCGACTATCAGGAAGGGATTAAGAATCCGGTGGGGCTTTCAGGTGTGAGAATGCAAGCAAAAGTGCATTTAATAACCTGCCACAATGATATGGCTAAGAATATTGTTAAAGCCGTCGAACGTTGTGGCCTGAAAGTTGACCAACTGATCTTCGCCGGTTTGGCGGCAAGCTATGCCGTGCTGACCGAAGATGAGCGTGAATTAGGTGTTTGCGTCGTGGATATCGGCGGTGGCACCATGGATATCGCGGTTTATACCGGCGGCGCGCTGCGTCATACTAAGGTTATTCCTTATGCGGGTAACGTGGTCACCAGCGATATCGCCTACGCCTTCGGTACACCACCGACTGACGCAGAAGCCATTAAAGTACGCCACGGATGTGCGTTGGGTTCAATTGTTGGCAAAGACGAAAATGTCGAAGTGCCAAGCGTAGGCGGACGCCCGCCACGCAGCCTGCAGCGCCAGACGCTGGCAGAGGTGATTGAACCGCGTTACACGGAATTGCTGAATTTAGTAAATGATGAAATTTTACAATTGCAGGAGCAATTACGTCAGCAAGGCGTAAAACATCATCTGGCCGCTGGCATAGTTCTTACAGGCGGCGCAGCACAAATTGATGGTCTGGCAGCCTGTGCGCAGCGGGTATTCCATACCCAGGTGCGTATTGGACAACCGCTGAACATCACCGGGCTGACAGATTATGCGCAGGAACCTTACTACTCAACGGCTGTAGGGCTACTGCACTACGGGAAAGAGTCTCACCTAAGTGGTGAGGCTGAAGTGGAAAAACGCGCCTCAGTGGGCAGCTGGTTCAAGAGAATCAGTAGCTGGTTGAGAAAAGAGTTTTAA